A single region of the Sorghum bicolor cultivar BTx623 chromosome 7, Sorghum_bicolor_NCBIv3, whole genome shotgun sequence genome encodes:
- the LOC8083537 gene encoding abscisic acid 8'-hydroxylase 2, which translates to MAFLLAVACIYIVFSLLTLLVLLVVSRRRTTAVTAGKTGGATTEQDHNKLPPGSLGLPIIGETLQLYTQNPKDFFASRLKRYGEVFKTHVLGCPCVILASPEAARMVLVSQAHLFKPTYPPSKERMIGAQALFFHQGDYHRRLRRLVQSWVGPDALRALVPDVEAAVASTLRRWEGNVTSTFHTMKTLTFDVGVVTIFGRRLADHVKEELRKHYLIVEKGYNSFPIPVPFTSYCQAIKARRRLGEILSGILAERRRARSGDLGGGGDDDDLLNTLMRYRDDTGAALSDDQVADNVIGVLFAAQDTTASVLTWILKFLHDNPKLLEAVKAEQMAIYEENDGGKLPLTWAQTRRMPITHLVILESLRMASIISFTFREAVEDVHYQGFLIPKGWKVMPLFRNMHYSPDYFQDPHKFDPSRFKVTPRPGTFLPFGSGVHACPGNDLAKLEMLVLIHRLVTTYRWEVEGSSDDVTYSPFPVPKRGLQARLTRAATA; encoded by the exons ATGGCTTTCCTCCTCGCTGTAGCTTGCATCTACATCGTGTTCTCACTACTCACTCTGTTGGTGCTGCTCGTCGTGAGCAGACGCAGAACGACGGCGGTCACTGCCGGAAAAACCGGAGGTGCCACCACGGAGCAGGATCACAACAAGCTGCCTCCTGGCTCCCTGGGCCTGCCGATCATCGGCGAGACTCTCCAGCTCTACACCCAGAATCCAAAGGACTTCTTTGCCTCCAGGCTGAAGAG GTACGGCGAGGTGTTCAAGACGCACGTCCTGGGTTGCCCGTGCGTGATCCTGGCAAGCCCGGAGGCGGCGCGGATGGTGCTGGTGTCGCAGGCGCACCTGTTCAAGCCGACGTACCCGCCGAGCAAGGAGCGCATGATCGGGGCGCAGGCCCTCTTCTTCCACCAGGGCGACTACCACCGCCGCCTGCGCCGCCTCGTCCAGAGCTGGGTCGGCCCCGACGCGCTCCGCGCCCTCGTGCCCGACGTCGAGGCCGCCGTGGCGTCCACGCTCCGCCGGTGGGAAGGCAACGTCACCAGCACCTTCCACACCATGAAGACG CTCACCTTCGACGTCGGCGTCGTCACCATCTTCGGCCGCCGGCTGGCCGACCACGTGAAGGAGGAGCTCAGGAAGCACTACTTGATCGTGGAGAAAGGCTACAACAGCTTCCCCATCCCCGTCCCCTTCACTAGCTACTGCCAGGCCATCAAG GCGAGGCGGCGGCTGGGCGAGATACTGAGCGGCATcctggcggagcggcggcgtgcGCGGAGCGGCGacctgggcggcggcggcgacgacgacgacctcctgaACACCCTCATGCGCTACCGCGACGACACCGGGGCGGCGCTCTCGGACGACCAGGTCGCCGACAACGTCATCGGCGTGCTGTTCGCGGCGCAGGACACGACGGCGAGCGTGCTCACCTGGATCCTCAAGTTCCTCCACGACAACCCGAAGCTTCTGGAAGCCGTCAAG GCGGAACAGATGGCAATCTACGAGGAGAACGATGGCGGGAAGCTGCCGCTGACGTGGGCGCAGACGAGGAGGATGCCGATAACACACCTG GTTATCTTGGAGAGTCTGAGGATGGCGAGCATCATCTCCTTCACGTTCAGAGAGGCTGTTGAGGACGTGCACTATCAAG GGTTCCTGATTCCCAAAGGGTGGAAGGTGATGCCTCTGTTCAGGAACATGCACTACAGCCCGGACTACTTCCAGGATCCACACAAGTTCGACCCTTCCCGGTTCAAG GTGACGCCGCGCCCCGGCACGTTCCTGCCGTTCGGGAGCGGCGTGCACGCGTGCCCCGGCAACGACCTGGCCAAGCTCGAGATGCTCGTCCTCATCCACCGCCTCGTCACCACCTACAG GTGGGAGGTGGAGGGGTCGAGCGACGACGTGACCTACAGCCCGTTCCCGGTGCCGAAGCGCGGCCTCCAGGCGAGGCTCACCAGGGCCGCCACCGCCTGA